A stretch of Microbacterium sp. LWH3-1.2 DNA encodes these proteins:
- a CDS encoding RDD family protein: MTVSPPGAAPAATIGRRVGAFAIDIGVACVIGAVLVGIVLGIIFGVGPAWGRDSLAVMMLLGSVGIGLLLLVWWLLYSAMQGSLGGSIGQRILGLRLHDAASGGPIGFWRAILRNLVFSLAASIVVGCFTPLFDASGRRQGWHDMAARAVVVDIRNTDAAPPAPPAPAATATANPYLPPPPSAAPLPPAPSPRPAAPVPAAGFMPEANRAATRPALPVPTGVIHDIPWGAHEPTVAHPPQSESFPSVTMPFPAATTTEPLGATALATAAPAVPVANAAVAASVIPAVEEEDVESTRIVVPPPAQRAALYDGAPVLAVLTWDDGTRMAVYGRTLYGRNPAGEDGAVAIPVRDETLSLSKTHFEVGGGAVGAWIADRHSTNGTTLVRDGGRIPLTPGVRTNLRDGDTLEFGDRRVMVGLA, from the coding sequence ATGACCGTGAGCCCCCCTGGCGCCGCTCCTGCGGCGACCATCGGACGCCGAGTGGGGGCGTTCGCGATCGACATCGGCGTCGCCTGCGTGATCGGCGCGGTGCTGGTCGGCATCGTCCTGGGCATCATCTTCGGTGTGGGCCCCGCGTGGGGGCGCGACAGCCTGGCGGTCATGATGCTGCTCGGCTCCGTCGGGATCGGCTTGCTGCTGCTCGTCTGGTGGCTCCTCTACTCCGCCATGCAGGGCAGCCTCGGTGGCTCGATCGGGCAGCGGATCCTCGGCCTGCGCCTGCACGACGCCGCCTCCGGCGGTCCGATCGGATTCTGGCGCGCGATCCTGCGCAACCTCGTGTTCAGCCTCGCCGCGTCGATCGTGGTCGGATGCTTCACGCCGCTCTTCGACGCGAGCGGCCGCCGGCAGGGCTGGCACGACATGGCCGCGCGTGCGGTCGTCGTAGACATCCGGAACACGGATGCTGCGCCCCCGGCGCCCCCGGCGCCCGCGGCGACCGCCACGGCGAACCCGTACCTCCCGCCGCCGCCGAGCGCCGCACCACTGCCGCCGGCGCCATCGCCGCGGCCCGCGGCCCCGGTGCCCGCCGCGGGATTCATGCCCGAGGCAAACCGGGCCGCGACGCGTCCGGCCCTTCCCGTGCCGACCGGAGTGATCCACGACATCCCCTGGGGCGCGCACGAGCCGACGGTCGCGCATCCGCCGCAGTCGGAGTCCTTTCCCAGCGTCACCATGCCGTTCCCCGCGGCGACGACGACCGAGCCGCTCGGCGCGACCGCCCTCGCGACCGCGGCGCCGGCCGTGCCTGTCGCGAACGCTGCAGTCGCAGCATCCGTGATCCCCGCCGTCGAAGAAGAGGACGTCGAGTCCACGCGCATCGTCGTGCCGCCGCCGGCCCAGCGGGCCGCGCTGTACGACGGCGCGCCGGTGCTCGCGGTGCTCACGTGGGACGACGGGACGCGCATGGCCGTGTACGGCCGCACCCTGTACGGCCGCAACCCCGCGGGCGAAGACGGCGCGGTCGCGATCCCGGTGCGCGACGAGACGCTGTCGCTGTCGAAGACGCATTTCGAGGTCGGCGGCGGCGCCGTGGGGGCGTGGATCGCCGACCGCCACTCGACCAACGGCACGACGCTGGTCCGCGACGGCGGGCGGATCCCGCTCACCCCTGGCGTCCGCACGAACCTGCGCGACGGCGACACGCTGGAGTTCGGAGACCGGCGAGTAATGGTGGGCCTGGCGTGA
- a CDS encoding DUF58 domain-containing protein, which yields MTTEALGQTATAQDRRAWYGQLVLGALRRAGTVLGRVFGVVRPVAWVLIAGALTLWIAGQALGWWELTVAAISITGVLALCLLFLIGRTAYDVSLDLNRTRVVVGERAVGALTLANTGLRAILPSRVLLPVGNGRGVFDVNRLAAGDSAEELFAIPTSRRAVVKVGPVSVVRGDPLGLFERVHRRDEPVDLFVHPRTVLFDGQSLGFLRDLEGLPATDLSPDDVSFHALREYQPGDDLRHVHWKSTARTGHMMVRQYEETRRSHFVIGLSTSPADYRDDDEFELAISAAGSLGLRALRDSQRVEVRVQERALPSGSGKQFLDSLSALGHSKPKAGSVVELAGVVAATLPLASVVVLVCGSKVDRGDLRTACSRLPFGARVLAVVASADHAAPSLRRIGEADVVTLGALEQLPNALRKVLA from the coding sequence ATGACGACGGAAGCACTCGGGCAGACGGCGACCGCTCAGGACCGCCGCGCCTGGTACGGGCAGCTGGTGCTCGGTGCGCTGCGGCGCGCCGGCACCGTGCTCGGCCGCGTGTTCGGGGTCGTGCGCCCCGTCGCCTGGGTGCTCATCGCCGGTGCGCTCACGCTGTGGATCGCGGGCCAGGCGCTCGGCTGGTGGGAGCTCACCGTGGCGGCGATCTCGATCACCGGCGTGCTGGCGCTGTGCCTGCTGTTCCTCATCGGGCGCACCGCGTACGACGTGTCGCTCGACCTCAACCGCACGCGCGTCGTCGTGGGGGAGCGGGCCGTGGGTGCGCTCACCCTCGCGAACACCGGCCTGCGCGCCATCCTGCCCTCGCGGGTGCTGCTGCCGGTCGGAAACGGCCGTGGCGTGTTCGACGTGAACCGGCTGGCGGCCGGCGACTCGGCCGAGGAGCTCTTCGCCATCCCCACATCGAGGCGCGCGGTCGTCAAGGTCGGCCCGGTGAGCGTCGTGCGCGGCGATCCGCTCGGCCTCTTCGAGCGTGTGCACCGCCGCGACGAGCCCGTCGACCTCTTCGTGCACCCGCGCACCGTCCTGTTCGACGGACAGTCGCTCGGGTTCCTGCGCGACCTCGAGGGGCTTCCGGCGACCGACCTGTCGCCCGACGACGTCTCGTTCCACGCGCTGCGCGAGTACCAGCCGGGCGACGACCTGCGTCACGTGCACTGGAAGTCGACCGCGCGCACCGGACACATGATGGTGCGCCAGTACGAGGAGACGCGCCGCTCGCACTTCGTGATCGGCCTGTCGACGAGCCCCGCCGACTACCGCGACGACGACGAGTTCGAACTCGCGATCTCGGCCGCGGGCTCCCTCGGCCTCCGCGCCCTGCGCGACTCGCAGCGGGTCGAGGTGCGGGTGCAGGAGCGCGCTCTGCCGTCAGGCTCGGGCAAGCAGTTCCTCGACTCCCTGTCGGCGCTCGGCCACTCGAAGCCGAAGGCGGGCTCGGTCGTCGAGCTCGCCGGCGTCGTCGCCGCGACGCTGCCCCTCGCGAGCGTGGTCGTGCTCGTGTGCGGCAGCAAGGTCGACCGGGGCGACCTGCGCACGGCCTGCAGCCGCCTGCCGTTCGGCGCGCGCGTGCTCGCGGTCGTCGCGTCGGCGGACCACGCCGCGCCGTCGCTTCGGAGGATCGGAGAAGCGGATGTCGTGACCCTCGGCGCGCTCGAACAGCTCCCGAACGCCCTCCGGAAGGTGCTCGCATGA
- a CDS encoding transglutaminase-like domain-containing protein has protein sequence MTAPVTPLPTRAGASASPQAAASVSRTPRADALPTRRWILDLGAVALLLLIPLIGFAPTFDGASYLVAALGGLVLGMGLAVLGRLYRWGILLLTAATTAVYFLLGGTLALPHTTVAGVIPTLETLRQLALGVVMSWKQLLTTIAPVATDDGHLIVPLILSLVAAVLTTSLALRLRSAGWALIPAAGFLAIEIALGTSEPFVPVIQGVVFGLAGAVWLALRQAWQPQAAAISVGEGPAKSGAGVRRVLTGGAVVAIAAVVGVATSGFAAPSSPRYVLRDVVIPPFDIREFASPLQSFRAYVRDHPDDPLFTVSGLPEGARMRLATMDAYNGTVYNVSDDGSGSSSAFAPARTNMSAGADGTPATVHVEIGELESVWMPDAGAVRSVTFDGARADDLRRTAHYNEATDTGVVTLGLEKGDEYTLDAVIPEVPSDEALADQNFAPLKMPKQVGVPESLADIASKTVAEAETPVEQVRALQQMLSEGGYFSHGLAGQPLSRAGHGAERIATLLGSEQMVGDDEQYATAMALLAAQVGIPARVVMGFYPDEDQAGQPVYTATGDTLHAWVEVAFDDAGWVPFDPTPPEDQVPSDQTTKPKADPKPQVLQPPPPPTEPVDLPPTVADDRGSEDENAFDAGLLWTIVSIGVGALGLLAVLLAPFIVIGALKAARRRKRREAERASDRISGGWDELVDRASDFGAPVRAGATRQEDAGVLTAAFSEPRVATLASRADLEVFGPTEPSPDDIEAFWTQVDEIVGGMAKGRSVWQRLGARLSIRTLLEGTRLALPARPAPPGRPASAAHPAPATDPARATEQPAATPAHDPDTPNSSTRRSRRGSTTRSAPEASAHPAQENE, from the coding sequence ATGACCGCGCCGGTCACCCCGCTCCCGACGCGCGCCGGGGCTTCCGCGTCACCGCAGGCGGCAGCATCCGTCTCCCGTACTCCGCGTGCCGACGCCCTGCCGACCCGTCGCTGGATCCTCGACCTCGGCGCGGTCGCACTGCTGCTGCTCATCCCCCTCATCGGTTTCGCGCCCACGTTCGACGGCGCGAGCTACCTCGTCGCCGCGCTCGGCGGCCTCGTACTCGGCATGGGACTGGCCGTGCTCGGCCGGCTGTACCGCTGGGGCATCCTGCTCCTCACCGCCGCGACGACCGCCGTCTACTTCCTCCTCGGCGGGACCCTCGCCCTGCCGCACACCACCGTCGCGGGCGTGATCCCGACGCTCGAGACGCTGCGTCAGCTCGCCCTCGGCGTCGTCATGTCGTGGAAGCAGCTCCTCACCACGATCGCCCCCGTCGCGACCGACGACGGCCATCTCATCGTCCCCCTCATCCTGTCGCTCGTCGCGGCGGTGCTGACGACATCCCTCGCGCTGCGCCTGCGCAGCGCCGGATGGGCGCTGATCCCGGCCGCGGGGTTCCTCGCGATCGAGATCGCGCTGGGCACCTCCGAGCCGTTCGTGCCCGTGATTCAGGGCGTCGTGTTCGGACTCGCCGGCGCGGTCTGGCTCGCCCTGCGCCAGGCATGGCAGCCGCAGGCCGCGGCGATCTCGGTCGGCGAGGGGCCGGCGAAGTCGGGTGCCGGCGTGCGCCGCGTGCTCACGGGCGGTGCCGTCGTCGCGATCGCCGCGGTCGTCGGCGTCGCCACGAGCGGGTTCGCGGCGCCGTCGTCGCCGCGCTACGTGCTGCGCGACGTCGTGATCCCACCGTTCGACATCCGTGAGTTCGCCAGCCCCCTGCAGTCGTTCCGCGCCTACGTGCGGGACCACCCCGACGACCCGCTCTTCACCGTCAGCGGCCTGCCCGAGGGCGCGCGCATGCGCCTGGCAACGATGGATGCCTACAACGGCACGGTCTACAACGTGTCGGACGACGGCAGCGGCTCGTCGAGTGCCTTCGCCCCCGCGCGCACCAACATGTCGGCCGGCGCGGACGGCACGCCGGCGACGGTGCACGTCGAGATCGGCGAGCTCGAGAGCGTGTGGATGCCGGACGCCGGCGCCGTCCGAAGCGTCACGTTCGACGGCGCCCGTGCCGACGACCTGCGCCGCACCGCCCACTACAACGAGGCGACCGACACCGGCGTCGTCACCCTCGGCCTCGAGAAGGGCGACGAGTACACCCTCGACGCCGTGATCCCCGAAGTGCCGAGCGACGAGGCGCTCGCAGACCAGAACTTCGCGCCGCTGAAGATGCCGAAGCAGGTCGGCGTCCCCGAGTCTCTGGCCGACATCGCGTCGAAGACGGTGGCCGAGGCCGAGACACCCGTCGAGCAGGTGCGAGCCCTGCAGCAGATGCTGTCGGAGGGCGGCTACTTCAGCCACGGGCTCGCCGGACAGCCGCTTTCGCGCGCCGGCCACGGCGCCGAGCGCATCGCGACGCTGCTCGGCTCGGAGCAGATGGTGGGTGACGACGAGCAGTACGCGACGGCAATGGCGCTGCTCGCGGCCCAGGTCGGCATCCCCGCGCGGGTCGTCATGGGGTTCTACCCTGACGAGGACCAGGCCGGCCAGCCCGTCTACACCGCGACGGGCGACACGCTCCACGCGTGGGTGGAGGTCGCCTTCGACGACGCCGGGTGGGTCCCGTTCGACCCGACGCCGCCCGAGGACCAGGTTCCGAGCGACCAGACGACGAAGCCCAAGGCCGACCCCAAGCCGCAGGTGCTGCAGCCCCCGCCCCCGCCGACGGAGCCCGTCGACCTGCCGCCGACCGTCGCCGACGACCGTGGCTCGGAAGACGAGAACGCCTTCGACGCGGGCCTGCTGTGGACGATCGTGTCGATCGGCGTCGGCGCGCTGGGTCTGCTCGCCGTGCTGCTGGCCCCGTTCATCGTCATCGGCGCCCTGAAGGCCGCGCGCCGCCGCAAGCGCCGCGAGGCCGAGCGCGCCTCCGACCGCATCAGCGGAGGATGGGACGAACTCGTCGACCGCGCCTCGGACTTCGGCGCGCCCGTGCGCGCCGGCGCTACGCGCCAGGAGGACGCCGGCGTGCTCACGGCGGCGTTCTCCGAGCCGCGGGTCGCGACGCTCGCCTCGCGGGCCGACCTGGAGGTGTTCGGGCCGACCGAGCCGTCGCCCGACGACATCGAGGCCTTCTGGACGCAGGTCGACGAGATCGTCGGCGGCATGGCGAAGGGACGCTCGGTGTGGCAGCGTCTGGGCGCGAGACTCAGCATCCGCACCCTCCTCGAGGGCACGCGGCTCGCGCTGCCGGCACGTCCGGCGCCGCCGGGGCGCCCGGCGTCCGCTGCGCACCCGGCGCCCGCAACAGACCCGGCGCGCGCGACAGAGCAGCCCGCCGCCACCCCGGCGCACGACCCCGACACGCCGAACAGCTCGACCCGGCGCTCGCGCCGTGGCAGCACGACCCGGAGCGCACCCGAGGCCTCCGCCCACCCCGCACAGGAGAACGAATGA